GACCCGAACGACTATGCCTGCTGGCAGCGCAACCTCCAGGTGTGGGCCAACGATCTCCACGGCGGCATCATTAACATCCTGAACCCCGATGGCACGATTAACGAGAACGGCGGCGAATATAAGGGCATGGACCGCTACAAGGCCCGCGAAGCCGTGACGAAGAAGATGGAGGAACTCGGCCTCTATGTGGAGAAAGCGGATCGTATCGTGCCGCTGAAATTCAGCGACCGAAGCAAGACGCCCATCGAGCCGCTGCTGTCGGACCAGTGGTTCGTGAAGATGGCCGACCGCGACGACGGCAAGGCCGGCCTTGCACAGATGACAATGGACGCGGTGACCGATGGCCGCGTGAAATTCTTCCCGGAGCGCTACGCGCGCTCGTACCTCGACTGGCTCGGCGAAAAACGCGATTGGTGCATCAGCCGGCAACTGTGGTGGGGACACCGTATTCCGGTGTGGTCGGATGGCTGCGTGGACATCCGCGATATGGAAGAGCACATCCAACGCCTTCAACAAGATCCAGCTTTGCAGGCTGGCGCGGCGGCGGGAGACTTAGTAATCACAAAGCAAAGCGACGAGGCACTGGCAAGACAGTACGAGGAGATTCGCGCTAAAGGCACTCGCGAAGCGCTCGAAGAGTATCGCAAGATTAGACGAGAACGGCCACCTCACTACGTGCATGTGTCGTTGCGTGTAGAAAACCCCTTACACACGGAACGATTAGTAAAGCACGGTTTCAACCAATCGGATGATGTACTCGACACGTGGTTTTCATCCGCACTGTGGCCGCATTCGACGCTCGGCTGGCCCGGCCCGGTGTTGCCGGAAGATAAGCCGGGGCGCGTGGCGCCCGACTGGGAGAAGGACCGCTACTACTACCCCACATCGGTGCTGGTGACCAACCGTGACATCATCACGCTGTGGGTGGCGCGGATGGTGCTGACGGGGTTGTACAACCTGAACGAGATCCCGTTCAGTCACGTGTACATCCACCCCAAAGTGATGGATGGCTTCGGCGAGGGCATGAGCAAGACGAAGGGTAACGGGGTGGACCCGCTCGACATCATTGACCGCTACGGCACCGACGCGATGCGCTACGGCATGGTGAAGCTCGCCACCGAAACGCAGGACTCGCGGTTGCCGGTGTCGAACGTGTGCCCGCACTGCGGCAAGGAAGTGCCGGTGAAGCAAGAGCATATGTACATGCGGACGAAAAAGCTCGCCTGCCCGGAGTGCAAGCAGCCGTTCCGCCCGGGCGGGCCGTGGCCGACTGACGATCCGGAACTGAAGACTGCGAAGCAGGGTTCCGACCGCTTCGAGGAGGGCCGGAACTTCGCCAACAAGATGTGGAACGCGACGCGGTTCCTGCTCATGAACCTGGAAGGCTACACGCCAGGCCCGGTGAAGCTCGACGAGTTGCCCACGGAAGACAAGTGGTTGCTCTCGCGGCTCGCGACCACCACGAAAGCCGTGACTGCCGCGCTGGAGGGTTACCACTTCAGTGACGTGGCCCGGCTGCTCTACGACTTCGTGTGGAGCGAGTTCTGCGACTGGTACATCGAGATGTCGAAGGGGCGCCTGAAAGATGCCACCGCGCGCCCGCTCGCGCAGCGCGTGCTCGCCGGGGTACTCGACGGTATCCTGCGGCTGGTGCAGCCGGTGATGCCGTTCGTGGCGGAATCGCTGTGGCAAGCACTCAATGAAGCCGCTCCCGAGCGTGGCCTCCCGGCGCCCGCCAAGGCCGAAGAGAGCGTGTGCATCGCACACTGGCCGAGCTACCCCGAGTTGTGGATCAGTGCCGAAGTGGAAGCCCGCTTCGCGCGGATGCAGGATCTCGTGAAGAGCGTGCGCGAGGTGCGCAACCGCTACCAGGTGGACGACAAGACGCGCCTCGACGTGTCGGTGAAGTGTTCTGAAACTGTGGCCGCCGATTTCAACGCGCTCGCGGCGTTCATCGGGCCGCTCGCGGGGATCGCGACTCTCACCGCCGGCCCGACCGCGTCCAAGCCGAAGCAGGCCGGCGGCATCGTGCGGCCCGAGTTCGAGGCTTACGTTTCGCTCGCCGGGCTGATCGACGTGGCCGCCGAGATCAAGCGCCTCGAAAAGCAGATCGGCGACAAGCGGAAGTCACTCGACGGCACGAAGGCGAAGCTCTCGAACGAGAAGTTCGTGGCCGGTGCCCCGCCGGAGGTGGTGCAGCAGCAGCGCGATTTGGTGACCGATGTCGAGAAGCAAATCGCCGCGATGGAAGAGAACTTGAAGGACTTGCAATCGGCCTGATCGCGAGAACAAGTCCAAGTGCAGCCGGGAACGATTGGTGTGGTAACATGACTACACCTGCCGTTCCCGGTTGCGTTCGACCCAGCGACGATTTTCACAGCCGCGCGAACCTTTTCGCGCCGACAAGCCTCGTCCCAATGTATCCTTGCTCGCAGAACGTTCACTAGTTCGTCGGACTAGTGGACGCGGAGCAACAATCCGGCTCCAGTCACGCTGAACAGAACACATTTCTTCCGACAATCGCCCCTTAAAACGCTGCTCTTGAGCATAGTCCACTGGACTACAGGACAGCATCTTCGCGCAGCCGTAAGAGGGCGCTATGGGGCGTGTATAAAAGTAATTCGGGCGCTGTAGCCCGGCGCACTCGACCGAACCCGCCTTATCGCTCACGCCGAGGGACCATCCATGTACCACCGCCGAATCGGGCTGAGCGCAGTTCTCCTCGCGGCGGCAAGCGCCCTGGCCGGGTGCCAGCCCGCGAAACCCGAGGCGCCGAAGTTCCCCGCCCCTGTAGTCACCGTCGTTCGCCCCGCGGTCGTGCCTGTACGCGACTACTGGGTCTACAACGGGTACCTCGATACCACAAAAGCCGTCGAAGTGCGGTCCAAGATCCGCGGGTTCCTCAAGGACGTCAAGTTCATCGAGGGTACCGAGGTCGCGGCCAACACCCCACTCTACACGATCGACAAACTGGAGTACGAGACCTCCGTCAAGAAGGCGGCTGCAGAGCTCCTCAAGAGCGAGGCGCAGATCAAGAGTTGGGAAGCCCAGATCGTTCAATCACGGGCTGACCTGGACCGCGTGAACCGGCTCGGCGCCGGCGGGATCGAATCGAAGTTCCGCGAGGAAGAAGCGCGGGCCACGCTCGACGTGCGCATTGCCGAACTCAAGGCTGCGGAAGCCAACCGGGACGCCGCGAAAGCCGCACTCCACTCCGCCGAGATCCTCCTGGGCTACACTGACATCCGCGCGAAGATCGGCGGCCGCATCAGCCGGACGCTCGTGGACGAGGGGAACCTCGTTCAGGCCGACACCACACTTCTGACGACCATCGTGCAGGTGGACAAGCTGTACGTGTATTACGACGCCCCGGAATCCGACTTCCTGGCGTACCAGAAGACGCTCATCAAATCGTCGAGTCCGAGTCTGAGTACCCAACAGATCGGTCTCGAAGTCGGGGTCGGCGATGAAATGGACTTCCCCCACGAAGGGTTCATCGACTTCCGCGAGAACCGCGTGGAAACCGCGACCGGGACCATCCGCGTGCGCGGGCGCCTGGATAATCCGGTGCTCTCGAACGGCGTCCGGTTGCTCTACCCCGGCATGTTCGCCCGCATCCGGGTGCCGAAGAGCGACAAGGTGCCGACGCCCGTGATCCCCGAAGACTGCCTCCTCAGCGGTCAGGAGGGGCGGTTCGTCTTCGTCGTGAACCCCGAAGGGATCGTCAAGAAGCGGCTCGTCACGGTCGGCGCGAACTTCTGGAAAATTCCCACCACGGAACCGGGGGTGGCCGTGCCGAGTTGGGTGGCGGTGAACCCGAAACCCGCTCCCCCGAAAGAGGGCCAGCCGCCCGCGGAGACGCGCAAGAACATCAAGTCCGTCGTCGCGATCACGGCCGGGCTGAAGCCCGACGATCGCGTGATTCTCGCTGGCCTGCACGCGGTCCGGCCCGATGCGCCGGCCGTGCCCGACGAGTGGGTGTTGAACCCACCCGTCGAGTCCAAGAAATAGTCCGCGCCCCGCGCCCTTCGCCCCAACCCACACGCGGTCGCCGCATGATTTCGCGCTTTTTCATCGATCGCCCGATTTTCGCCAACGTGCTCGCCGTCCTCACGCTCCTGTTCGGCGCGGTGGCGCTGTACCGGCTGCCGGTCGAGCGCTACCCACCGATCACCCCGCCCACGGTGCAGGTGAGCGCCAACTACCCCGGTGCGAACGCGAAGGTGGTGACCGACACGGTCGCCGCCCCCATCGAGCAGCAGATCAACGGCGTAGAGAACATGATGTACATGTCCTCCACGAGTTCCGCCGACGGCTCGTATGGGCTCACGATCACGTTCGAGATCGGCACCAACCTCGACGACGCGCAGGTTCTCGTGCAGAACCGGTTGAGCGTGGCCGAACCGCAGTTGCCCGAAGAGGTGCGCAGACAGGGCGTGACGGTCCGCAAGCAATCGTCCGCCATCATTCTGGCGATCTCCATGACCGCACCGCCGCCCAAGGACCGCTACAACCTGACGCTCGACCCTGTGGCCCTCCGGGAAACCGGAGTGACGCTCGAACAGGCACTCGCGGCGATTGCCACGGCCGGCGCACGGGCCGAGCCGCACGCGAACAAGCAGCCCCTGTGCTACCAGATCGTGGCGCCGGACACGTTCGCCGATAACGGCCCCGCAGGGGCCGACAAGTTGCGCCAGATCGCGCTGGCCCCGGCCGGGCGCGCGACCGTTCCGCTCTCGGACGTGGGGCGCGTGGACGAGTTGCCCGGCGCCTACGACGGGCTGTTCCTCTCGAACTACGCGACGCTGCGGTTGCGCGACGACCTGAGCCGCGTGCCCGGGGTGGGCGACGTGATCGTGCGCGGGGTGGGCTCGTACTCGATGCGCGTCTGGCTGAACCCGGACAAACTCGCGGCCCGCAAACTCACCACCGAGGACGTGCTCGGGGCGCTGCGGCGCCAGAACGTGCAGGTCGCGGCCGGGCAGGTGGGCCAGCCGCCGAACCCGTCGGGCCAGCGGTTCCAGTACACGGTCACCACGCTCGGGCGCCTCAGCGACCCGGAAGAGTTCAAGAACATCATCGTCAAGTCCGGGGCGGCCGGGCAGCTCGTGTACCTGCGCGAAGTGGCGGACGTGGAACTCGGCGGGCAGTCCTACGACTCGTTCGCGTCGCGCAGCGCGTACCCGTCCGCCAACCTGCTCGTGTACCAGCTCCCCGGGTCCAACGCGCTCGAAGTGGCCAAGGGCGTGCGGGCCGCGATGGAGAAGGTGAAGCCCACGCTCCCGCCCGGGATGGAGTACAGCATCCCGTTCGACACCACGAAGTTCGTGGAGGCCGCGATCGACGAGGTGTACATTACGCTGTTCGAGGCCGGGGCGCTGGTGCTCATCGTGATCCTGGTGTTCCTCCAGAGCTGGCGCGCGCTGCTCGTGCCCGCCACCACGGTGCCCATCACCATCATCGGCGCGTTCGCGTTCATGCTGATGCTCGGGTTCTCGGTGAACCTGCTCACGCTGTTCGGGCTGATCCTGGCCATCGGGATCGTAGTGGACGACGCGATCGTGATCGTGGAGAACGCCTCGCACCACATTGAACAGGGCATGGCCCCACGAAGTGCGACAATTCAAGCCATGAACGAGGTCACGGGGCCAGTTATCTCCATCACGTTGGTGCTGATGGCCGTGTTCCTTCCGACCGCGTTCCTCGGCGGGATCACGGGCCAGCTCTACAAACAGTTCGCGCTCACCATCGCCGCCACGGCCCTCATCAGCGCGGTAAACGCCCTCACGCTGAAGCCCGCGCAGTGCGCGCTGTGGCTCAAGCCGGTGGCGAAGAAGGGGTGGTTCTCCAAACTGTTCGACGCGGTCTACAAGCCGATCGAAGGGGCCTACGCCTGGTCCATCAAGATCCTGCTCCGGGTGTGGTGGCTCGCGCTCGTGGCGTTCCTCGCGCTCGCGGTGGGGACCGGGGTGTGGTACCAGAAAACTCCGGCCGGGTTCCTCCCGGACGAGGACCAGGGGTACGTCATCATCGCGGTGCAACTACCGGACGCCGCGTCCATCGACCGGACGCGCGAGGTGGTGGACAAGATGAACGGCGTGTTCCGCAAGACGGAGGGCGTCGAGAACTGGTTCGTGCTCGGTGGGTTTTCGCTGCTCGACGGGACCGCGGCGCCGAACTCCGCGACCGCGTTCGCCGCATGGAAGGACTGGAAGTACCGGGAGCGCCCGGACCTGGCGCAAGAGGCGCTCGTCGGGAAGCTCCAGCGCGAGTTCGGCGGGTTCCGCGACGCCCGTATCTTCGTGCTCGTGCCGCCCTCGATTCAGGGGCTCGGGTTCGTGGGCGGGTTCCAGATCCAGATCGAGGACCGCGAGGGCGTGGGGACTGATGTGCTCCAGGAGCGAGCGACCGCCGTCGCGATGGCCGCGGGCCGCAACCCCGAGATCGACGCGATGAAGACCGCGAGCACGTTCCGCGCGGGCGTGCCGCAGATTTATCTCGACATCGACCGCGAGAAGGCCGAGAAGATGGGCGTGAAGATGGACGACGTGTTCGCCACACTCCAGGCGAACCTCGGGTCCGTGTACGTGAACGACTTCAACAAGTTCGGGCGCACGTACCAGCTCCGCATCCAGGCCGACAGCCGGTACCGGGGCGACACGAACGCGATCAAGCGCCTGGAGGTGCCCGGGCGCGAGGGGGGCGTGAACCCGGACGGCTCGACGCGCGTGGGGCCGCGCCCGCGGGTGCCCCTGGGCACACTCCTGAAGGACGAGATCCGCATCGGACCGCAATCCATCATCCGGTACAACCTGTACCCGACCGCGCAGATCCCGGGCCGGGCGAACCCGGGCGTCAGTTCCAGTGACGCGATCAAGGTAATGGAAGAGGTGGCTACCCGAGAGCTCCCGCCGACGATGGGGTTCGAGTGGACCGGCCTCTCGTACCAGGAGAAGCGCGTCGGCGGGGCCGCGTTCAACCTGCTCGGTAAGCCGATCACCGAATCGTACATCGTGTTCGCGCTAGCCGTGTTCATGGTGTACTTGGTACTCGCGGCGCTGTACGAGAGCTGGCTCCTGCCGTTCGCGGTGATCCTGGTGGTGCCGCTCGGGTTGCTCGGCGTGGTCGCTGCTGTGAACGCACGGATCTGGCTCCACGAGTTCTACGTGCGTGCTCAAGCAGCGATCGCGAAGGGGGAAGCCACCTGGTGGCACCAGCACATGCCGAACGTCAGCACGATGGACAACAACATCTACACGCAGATCGGGGTTGTGCTCATCATCGCACTGGCATCGAAGAACGCGATCCTCATCGTGGAGTTCGCCCGCGAGTTGCGATTCGCGGGACGGAGCATCCGTCAGGCGGCACTGGAAGCTGCACGCATGCGGTTCCGGCCGATCATCATGACGAGCTTCGCGTTCATCTTGGGCGTGGTTCCGCTCGTGTTCGCGACCGGGGCCGGGGCCGCGAGTCGGCAGTCGCTCGGCACCGCGGTGTTCGGGGGGATGTTGACTTCGACCATACTCGCGGTGTTCTTCGTGCCGGTCTTCTACATTGCGATCCAGGGTCTGATCGAACTCAAGAACGGCCCGCCGAAACCGCCCCCGGGCGAAGGGCTCCCCGTCGCCGGAGGCGAAACCCACGGCACGCACGGTCACGGTGCTCACAACGCCCACGAAATCCACGGAGTAGCCGCACCCGCCTCGCAACCGCCACACGCGGAGATCGCGGAACCTCCCATCGCAGAAATTATTGTGGACGAACCGCACGAGAACGGGAAACTTATTGCAGTTGAAGGGGAACAACCGGGTTCGGTCCACGAACCTCCACCAGCACCCGAAGCAAAATAGACCTACACCGGTCTCGCGCGGGGCACCGGCTCAAAAGGTCGGTGCCCCGCGCGTTTTTAGCTCTTGTCGCGAACATTTCTCTGATGTTTCGGGTGCCGCTCCAAATGTGAGGCACCCGAAAACGTTCGCAGTTTCGGCCCTCTTCAATCCAGCGATTTCACCTCAATTTCAACCCGTTCTCCGGTCATTCACCCCAAATCCCGTGTCGCGCCCTTGACGTGTGTGTGTCCACAAGCGAAACTACACTGAGACGAAATCTCAACAAATGAGCCGTCAATGCTGATGCCCCTCGATATGGTGCGCGCCGGCGAATGGGCCGAGGTCGAAGAGGTGACCGGCCAAGCGGATTGGGTCGGGCGCCTTGCCGAACTCGGAATTCGTCAGGGCTGCCGTCTCCAGGTGGTTCAGCCCGGTGCGACTTGTCTTTTGAGAGTAGCCGGTGGGAAGCTCGGCCTGCGCGGGTGCGAGTGTGCCCAAATCCTCGTCCGCCCGGTCACCGCGGGGCACGCCGGCTGATGCCCACTCTCGCCGACCTCTCGCCGGGCCAACGGGCCGAAGTGCTGTCCGTCACCGGCCCCGCCGCTCTGGTCCAGCGCCTCTACGAATTCGGGTTGCTCGAAGGCGAACAGGTGCAAGTTATCGCGCGCGCGCCGCTCGGTGACCCGCTCGAAATCAGCCTCGGCCACTCCCGGTTGAGCCTGCGCAAATCCGAAGCCGCCGGCATCAGCGTGCGCCCACTTTAGAAATGCGGAGTCCGGACCGCGAGTAAGCCGGTCCCTCGCGTCCGCTCCCCGTTCATTTTCGTTCCGCGTTCCAGGTTCCGCATCACTTATGCTCACCCCCACGCTCACCGTCGCTCTCGTCGGGAACCCGAACGCGGGGAAATCGACACTGTTCAACGCGCTCTCCGGGCTGCGCCAGCGCATCGGGAACTACCCTGGCGTTACCGTCGAGATGAAGAAGGGACAGTTCATCGCCAACGGCACGACGGTGGACCTCATCGACCTCCCCGGCACGTACAGCCTCGCCGCCCGCAGCCCGGACGAGATGGTCGCGGTGGACCTGCTTCTGGGTCGCCGCCCCGAAGAACCCCGGCCATCGGTCGTGCTTTCGATCGTTGACGCGACCAACCTCGACCGGCACCTCTACCTCACGAGTCAGTTGCTCGACTTGGGCGTACCGGTCGTCGTCGCGGTCAACATGATCGACGCGGCCGCGGCGCAGGGCTTGAAGTTCGACTACGCGAAACTGTCCGAAGCGATCGGCGCACCCGTCGTACCGATCCAGGCGAACAACGGTACCGGGTTAACGGAACTTACCGCGGCAGTTCGCACCGCGGGGGAACGCGGGACCGCCCCAAGCGGTCCCGCGTTCCCGCCCGCGTTCGATGAGGTGGTGGAGCAGTTGCGGAAAGAACTGAGCGACGAGGTTCCGCCGGTTCTGCTTCGGCGCGCGGTCATCGATATCGGCGGGTATACGGAGCAGTGGCTTGTCGAGCGCTACGGCGATCGGTTCAAGGCCGCGCTCGCCGGCGCCCGCGACAAACTCGCCGCACTCGGCCACACGGTTCCGGGAGTGGAAGCGCGCACGCGATTCGCATGGGTGCGTGCGGCAGTCGCTGCGGCCGTGAGCAAGCCCGCAGTGCGCCCGGTCACGTGGACCGATCGTATCGACGCGGTTCTCACGCACCGGCTCTGGGGCACGCTCGTGTTCCTGGTCGTGATGTTCCTGATGTTCCAGTCGATCTTTCTGTGGGCGAAGCCGCTCATGGATCTGATTAGCAGCGGACAGGACGCGATCGCGGAATCGGTGGAATCGGCTCTACCCTCCGGCCCGCTCCGCGCGCTCCTCGTCGATGGAGTCATCAAGGGTGTGGGCAGCGTACTAGTGTTCCTGCCGCAAATTATGATCCTGTTCGGCTTCATCGCGGTTCTTGAGGATTGCGGGTACATGGCCCGCGCCGCGTTCCTCATGGACCGGATCATGAGCCGGTGCGGGCTGAGCGGGAAGTCGTTCATCCCGATGTTATCGAGCGTGGCATGTGCGGTGCCCGGGATCATGGCCACGCGGGTCATCGAGAACCGGCGCGACCGGCTCGCCACGATCCTGGTGTCACCCCTCATGAGCTGCTCCGCCCGGCTCCCGGTGTACATCCTGCTCATCGGGGCATTCGTCGCGCGCCCGGGTTCACCGAGCTGGTTGCCGGGGCTGGTGCTGTTCGCGATGTACATGGTCGGCTTCACCGTCGCACCGCTTGTCGCCCTCGCACTCAAGCGGACGCTGCTCCGCGGCGCCCCGCCCGTATTCGTGATGGAATTGCCGAGCTATCGGCGCCCGAAGTTTACTTCTGTGCTGCGCCGAATGGGGGGCGCGGGCTGGGCGTTCACCCTGCGTGCCGGCACGATCATCCTCGCGGCAATGGTGCTCGTGTGGGCGGCACTCTACTTCCCGTACTCCGACGCACAGGGCCAGGCGTACCCCGATCGCATCGAGAAAGCCGAGGACGCGATCAAGGAGAGTGCCGATCGCCTGAAGGAACTCAAAGAGAAGGACGCGGCGAGCAAGAAAGAGCTGGAGGCGAACGAACCCGCCCGGGCTCCACTGACCGAAGACGAAAAAGCCGAACTGGAGAAGCTCGAAGAAGCGGCGGGGTTGCCCGATAAACTCAACGGCGAGTGGAAGCGAAGCAGCTACCTGGGTCGAGTCGGACTGTGGATGGAACCGGTGTTCGAGCCGCTGGGCTGGGACTGGAAAATCGGCGTCGCGGCGATGGCGAGCTTCCCGGCACGTGAAGTAATCGTCGGTACGTTTGGGTTGCTCTACGATGTGGGCGAAGTGGACACGAAGGCAATCGGTGACGACGGCGCCGACGACGAAGCCAAGGAGAAAGTCGCGGGGCTAACAAAAGCCGTGCAAGAGGACTGGTCGAAAGACCCGATCCGCGGCAAGTACGGTGTGCCGGTCGCGCTGTCGCTGATGGTGTTCTTCGCACTGTGCTGTCAGTGCGCCGCGACCCTCGCCGTGATCCAGCGCGAAACGAAGAGCTGGCTCTGGCCCGCGTTCACCTTCGTCTACATGACGACCCTGGCGTACCTCGGCGCGTTCGCCACGTTCCAGTTGGGGCGACTAATCGTGGGGTGACGACGAACCGCCTCTCTCGTGGAGTCGAGAAAGGCGCCGTAATCGAGCACTCTAACCGGCAAGAGGCGGGGCCAAGAGCCAACGGAGCAATTTTGCGTTATCGGCCCCCGCCCCGTGCGTCCCGGTGGCCCACAACCACCACAGCGGGACACCCACCACAGTTACCTCTCCCTTCCCGACCTTTGCAGTGGCCACGAACCCCAAACCCGCCTTCTCGAACCCAACCGCGCTCACGAGAACCCGACCGCCATTCTCCCCGCGGATCGGCGACGCCCGAAAGAACGTCGCCGATTTGATGGCGTTCTACCTCGCGCGAAGTGAATTGATCAAGTACCGCTCGCAGGAGCGAGCGGATTACCCCGATATTGAAGTCATTTTGTACGAGAGGTGCTAAACAGCACAAACCCACCACCATTAAGGTTCGGGTTCACGGAGTGCCGAGCGTCGGACGTGAGCAGTTAGGAACGAGGGGCGCTCGCGGCCTTGCGAATCGCGTTCATGCGGCGCGCTTCTTTCCGGCGCCGGGCCTCGCACGGCTTCTCGTAGTACTCGTGGGCGCGAAGTTCACCCTTCATCCCGCTGCGTTCGATCAGCTTCTTGAACCGCCGGAGAGCGGCGCCGATCGGCTCCCGCTCGTGAACACGCATCCGCAGCCCCATTCGATCCCCCCGTGAATCGGACCCACTGTGTGGGTTCTGAGTGAAAAAACACGTCTCTACTGTAGACGATCCAAGGGCGGTTCGGAAGTTCCCGCCCGGGAAACTATTTGTGGCTCATATAGGCTACAGAACTCACACGTCAACGGTCATGGGGTCTTTTTCGTTTCGGCCCCTTTTGTCGGTCGCTCACCTTGCGCCGCAACCGGAAGTCGGCGCTGCCGTGGTACGTCGCCAGAACCGCACCGACGCCCGCGTAGTGGTCGAACAGCTCGTACACCACGGCCTCTTCGTCCGGCCACGGGTATGCGAAAATCACGTCCATGTCGCTGATTTCCAGTCCCAGCTCTTCATACGCTTGGTCGCCCTCGGTCGTGAGCCACGAGTACGTTCCGCCCTTGTACACGCGGTCCTCCGCTCCGGGCGGGACGAAGCTCCCGTGGACCAGTTCCACCGGCAAATCGTAGTCCTCGGCGAGTTGGCGCCCCTCGTCGATCAGTGTGCCCTCGATCTCGATCCCGCACGCCTCGAAATCGAGCATGGCAGCCAACCCCACAACCACGCCGAACCCGCACCCCCATTCGCAGAACCGCGACCCGCGTGTGAATTCCCCGCCGGCCAGTGCTCGGAGCACTTTGTACGCGGTGGCGTAATCGCACGGGACGAACGCGGGCACTTGGCACGCAGTCTGGAACCGGTCGATCCGGCGCTCGGCGTCGCGGAGGAACCGGCGCACGTCGGCCGGTGGGTCGGCGTCGGTGATTGGTACGAGTAGTTCTCGTAGTGACATTTGGAACGGTATTTGGGGGAACAGTTCCGATAACCGCGCGCGAATTTCGTGCCCGAACCGGAACGGGTCGTAGGATGTATGGGTGTTGTATTGCACCCGTGCCGCGAGGTTCGACATGTCCGCAGAACAATCAGGCCAAATCACCGTCGAACAGCGGCGCGCGATTTTCAAGGCGCTGGTCGAGGCTCAGGACGGCGGCGCGGGCGTGGCCGCGTCGCGCACCGCGGTGGCGCGCCAGTTCGCGGTGAGCGAGGACCAGGTGCGCGACGTCGAGCGCGAGGGCATGGCCAACCAGTGGCCGCCCCTCGATTAAAGACGAGCCCACTCGATACGCGCGTGACCGACCCGATGGGCACGGTCACTTCTTGGGGAACTGCCAGTTTTCATCAAACAGCCCGGCGGCAACGACCTCATATGCGGCCGGATCTTTCTCGGTCGGCGCCGGTTTAATCACCGCCCAATCACCGAGACGCGGGTACAAGAGCGCGTTAGTGCCCTTCAAGTCGGCCTCTTTGAACGTGTGCCCGCTGTTGATGACGACGTACCGCGTCGGTTCCTGTGGGTTCGGGTAGATCAGCACGGGCACGTGTGTTTTTGGATCGTACTCAACGCCGTTCACACCAAGCTTCTCTTCCGTCCACGTGATCGGCAACTTCGGCAGCACCTTCGCAATAAGCGGGTTGCTCTGCGGGTCGCCGAACAGGACAAGGTTATCGGGCGCCCGACCTCCGACACCCTCCGCATCACAAACCGGTAACGCACCACGGAAATACCGGTCCCATATTGATACGAACTGATTCACGGACGCGGTCGCGTGCTTGTCCATACCTGGAGCGAATCCCGTCGCGCCAGGTTTCACGACAACGAACCGCGACAGAAAAGCATCGTCGATCGGCCCTTGCAGTTCTTTGCGCTTACGCAAATCGTCCTGCCACTTGTCGCGATCTGTTATCGACCATTGGCCGCCGGTTTTAGTCAGAAAGAGCGATACCGCCTTCGGTTGTACCCCTTTCGTGGGAACCTTCTGTCCGTCGATCGCGATTTCCGCCGGGAACGGGTACTCCTCGCGTAACAACCGGATCGCGGCCACGTTCGTCGTCTCGATCCGCAAACCGTCTTTCGTCCAGCGCGAGTCGATCACGGCCCTCTCATAATGCCGGTCGAGG
This region of Gemmata massiliana genomic DNA includes:
- a CDS encoding valine--tRNA ligase, with the translated sequence MATELPKAYDSKAAQEKWLTFWEERGYFHSKPDSTKKPFTIVIPPPNVTGALHMGHALNNTLQDVLIRWRRMQGYNALWMPGTDHAGIATQSVVERLVFTQEKKTRHDLGRDELVKRIWEWKDKYETRILGQLREMGASCDWSRTRFTLDPVCARAVRETFFRMFRDGYIYRGKRLVNWDTHLQTSVADDETYTEDTKSGFWTFKYAVDGAADTFISFSTTRPETMLGDTAVCVHPSDERYKALIGKFVVQPHTGRKIPIIADGQLADPTLGTGCVKVTPAHDPNDYACWQRNLQVWANDLHGGIINILNPDGTINENGGEYKGMDRYKAREAVTKKMEELGLYVEKADRIVPLKFSDRSKTPIEPLLSDQWFVKMADRDDGKAGLAQMTMDAVTDGRVKFFPERYARSYLDWLGEKRDWCISRQLWWGHRIPVWSDGCVDIRDMEEHIQRLQQDPALQAGAAAGDLVITKQSDEALARQYEEIRAKGTREALEEYRKIRRERPPHYVHVSLRVENPLHTERLVKHGFNQSDDVLDTWFSSALWPHSTLGWPGPVLPEDKPGRVAPDWEKDRYYYPTSVLVTNRDIITLWVARMVLTGLYNLNEIPFSHVYIHPKVMDGFGEGMSKTKGNGVDPLDIIDRYGTDAMRYGMVKLATETQDSRLPVSNVCPHCGKEVPVKQEHMYMRTKKLACPECKQPFRPGGPWPTDDPELKTAKQGSDRFEEGRNFANKMWNATRFLLMNLEGYTPGPVKLDELPTEDKWLLSRLATTTKAVTAALEGYHFSDVARLLYDFVWSEFCDWYIEMSKGRLKDATARPLAQRVLAGVLDGILRLVQPVMPFVAESLWQALNEAAPERGLPAPAKAEESVCIAHWPSYPELWISAEVEARFARMQDLVKSVREVRNRYQVDDKTRLDVSVKCSETVAADFNALAAFIGPLAGIATLTAGPTASKPKQAGGIVRPEFEAYVSLAGLIDVAAEIKRLEKQIGDKRKSLDGTKAKLSNEKFVAGAPPEVVQQQRDLVTDVEKQIAAMEENLKDLQSA
- a CDS encoding efflux RND transporter periplasmic adaptor subunit translates to MYHRRIGLSAVLLAAASALAGCQPAKPEAPKFPAPVVTVVRPAVVPVRDYWVYNGYLDTTKAVEVRSKIRGFLKDVKFIEGTEVAANTPLYTIDKLEYETSVKKAAAELLKSEAQIKSWEAQIVQSRADLDRVNRLGAGGIESKFREEEARATLDVRIAELKAAEANRDAAKAALHSAEILLGYTDIRAKIGGRISRTLVDEGNLVQADTTLLTTIVQVDKLYVYYDAPESDFLAYQKTLIKSSSPSLSTQQIGLEVGVGDEMDFPHEGFIDFRENRVETATGTIRVRGRLDNPVLSNGVRLLYPGMFARIRVPKSDKVPTPVIPEDCLLSGQEGRFVFVVNPEGIVKKRLVTVGANFWKIPTTEPGVAVPSWVAVNPKPAPPKEGQPPAETRKNIKSVVAITAGLKPDDRVILAGLHAVRPDAPAVPDEWVLNPPVESKK